A genomic segment from Malus domestica chromosome 05, GDT2T_hap1 encodes:
- the LOC103434761 gene encoding uncharacterized protein, translating into MCLYDLRPLPMLPIGFTVDRTTLVQLQTLLSSFSCLSVCLSLRFVLGFLTKFEFERKRFCGMASTLLLVVVFVFDLVAFALAVAAEQRRSTAKIQTEADSSYCVYDSDIATGLGVGSFLFLLASQALIMVASRCLCCGRALRPSGSRSWAIMLFVTSWVLFVIAEACLLAGSVRNAYHTKYRASFMEDPSCETLRKGIFGAGAAFVVLTGIFSELYYVSYSRANESPAPYSRDAGVRMQNL; encoded by the exons atgtgcttatatgatcttaGACCACTCCCTATgttaccaattggttttacgGTGGATCGTACAACCCTTGTCCAACTGCAAAcgcttttatcttctttttcgtgtctgtctgtctgtctgtctcTGCGATTTGTGCTGGGGTTTTTGACGAAATTCGAGTTCGAGAGAAAGAGGTTTTGTGGGATGGCTTCAACGCTGCTTTTAGTTGTCGTTTTTGTGTTCGATCTGGTTGCTTTTGCGCTCGCTGTTGCCGCTGAGCAGCGAAGGTCCACT GCCAAGATTCAAACCGAAGCAGATTCGAGCTATTGTGTATATGATTCTGACATTGCAACTGGCTTAGGTGTGGGATCGTTTCTGTTCTTATTGGCAAGTCAAGCTCTGATAATGGTGGCAAGTCGATGTTTGTGCTGTGGAAGGGCTTTGAGACCCAGCGGTTCTCGGTCGTGGGCAATTATGCTCTTCGTTACCAGCTG GGTGCTTTTTGTCATTGCTGAGGCATGCCTTCTCGCGGGTTCAGTGAGAAATGCATACCACACAAAGTACAGGGCTTCGTTTATGGAAGACCCTTCATGTGAGACATTGAGGAAAGGAATCTTCGGAGCTGGGGCTGCATTTGTCGTCCTCACAGGCATATTCTCGGAGCTTTACTATGTTAGCTATTCCAGGGCTAACGAATCCCCGGCTCCCTACAGCAGAGACGCCGGTGTGAGGATGCAGAACCTTTAG